Proteins encoded together in one Variovorax paradoxus EPS window:
- a CDS encoding sensor histidine kinase, whose protein sequence is MSAALPMSGRDSLAGRLTRTLILWVGGVWLLCVLAVVWYVDREINHNFDNELVEVSHRMFDMAVQELDKLQHRGEAMPATPLVAPKQLFAEDAVMYQVVDIHEHVLLRSAETPIDTFDVPLAPGFANNPTWRIYTVRHPTLGLYFQVADPLDERRHALNRTLFGLIIPLGAVLPLLALVLRNVARTELRVLQQLAGEIEKRSGTDLRPITLPGLPQELRSVGDHVNSLLERLSQSLDVERALAANAAHELRTPLAAARLRLQTALDHDLKREDVQGALEALQMLSHRTEKLLQLSRAESGASLTRARVDLVQLAGTVAQEFWQDPLNNERLKLKVPDSAAPVAFGDVDALAIALRNLVENALRYGGDGRVVIEVAAPCTLVVRDFGAGVNATQLKTLQQRHVRHGSDRAGYGLGLSIVGTIVEKHNAKLELASPPVGAAQGFEARIVLRPA, encoded by the coding sequence ATGAGCGCCGCGCTGCCTATGAGCGGTCGCGACTCGCTGGCGGGGCGCCTCACGCGCACCCTCATCCTGTGGGTCGGCGGCGTGTGGCTCTTGTGCGTGCTGGCCGTGGTCTGGTATGTGGACCGCGAGATCAACCACAACTTCGACAACGAACTGGTCGAGGTGTCGCACCGCATGTTCGACATGGCCGTGCAGGAACTCGACAAGCTGCAGCACAGGGGCGAAGCAATGCCGGCCACGCCGCTGGTCGCGCCCAAGCAGCTGTTCGCCGAAGACGCGGTGATGTACCAGGTGGTCGACATCCACGAGCACGTGCTGCTGCGTTCGGCCGAGACGCCCATCGACACCTTCGATGTGCCGCTCGCCCCCGGCTTCGCCAACAACCCGACCTGGCGCATCTATACCGTGCGGCATCCGACGCTCGGCCTCTACTTCCAGGTGGCGGACCCGCTCGACGAGCGCCGCCACGCGCTCAACCGCACGCTGTTCGGCCTGATCATTCCGCTCGGCGCGGTGCTGCCGCTGCTCGCGCTGGTGCTGCGCAACGTGGCGCGCACCGAGCTGCGCGTGCTGCAGCAGCTCGCGGGCGAGATCGAAAAGCGCAGCGGCACCGACCTCCGGCCGATCACGCTGCCGGGGTTGCCGCAGGAGCTGCGTTCGGTGGGCGACCACGTCAACAGCTTGCTGGAGCGGCTGTCGCAGTCGCTCGACGTGGAACGCGCGCTCGCCGCCAACGCGGCTCACGAGCTGCGCACGCCGCTGGCTGCGGCGCGCCTGCGTCTGCAGACCGCGCTCGACCACGACCTCAAGCGCGAAGACGTGCAGGGCGCGCTCGAAGCGCTGCAGATGTTGAGCCATCGCACCGAGAAGCTGCTGCAGCTCTCGCGCGCGGAGTCGGGTGCGTCGCTCACGCGCGCGCGGGTCGACCTGGTCCAGCTCGCGGGCACCGTGGCGCAGGAGTTCTGGCAAGACCCGCTGAACAACGAACGCCTGAAGCTCAAGGTGCCCGACAGCGCGGCGCCGGTGGCGTTCGGCGATGTCGATGCACTCGCGATCGCGCTGCGCAACCTGGTCGAGAACGCACTGCGCTACGGCGGTGACGGGCGCGTGGTGATCGAAGTGGCAGCACCGTGCACGCTGGTGGTGAGGGACTTCGGTGCGGGCGTGAATGCAACGCAGTTGAAGACGCTGCAGCAACGCCACGTGCGGCACGGCTCGGACCGCGCGGGCTACGGGTTGGGGCTGTCGATCGTGGGCACGATCGTCGAAAAGCACAACGCGAAGCTGGAGTTGGCATCGCCGCCGGTGGGGGCTGCGCAAGGGTTCGAGGCGCGGATTGTGTTGCGGCCGGCCTAG
- a CDS encoding DMT family transporter — translation MVGHFGMVDITAARFAVFGAVSALAVFARPAAVRWPNGRQALAALGLSVLGFSGYYLLLAFGIVAAGTEVPSLVIGTIPVWMMLLGRPAGLRMRALLPGLVLTGAGIALMIWGAWSTQHREGGVRFGWGIALALGAMVSWTIYGLLNAKWLQRHTELNATDWANWLGISTGLGALLLWLVAGSDMATLKAQPDGMLFVWIALAGGFGSSWLATILWNIASQRLSASLCGQLIVSETLFALLYSFVWDGRWPQATEWVAALLFVLGILASIKAHR, via the coding sequence ATGGTGGGGCACTTCGGCATGGTCGATATCACGGCCGCGCGCTTCGCGGTGTTTGGTGCTGTGTCGGCGTTGGCAGTGTTCGCGCGACCGGCGGCCGTACGCTGGCCCAACGGGCGACAGGCGCTCGCGGCGCTCGGGCTCAGCGTGCTGGGCTTCAGCGGCTACTACTTGCTGCTGGCCTTCGGCATCGTGGCGGCCGGCACCGAGGTGCCCAGCCTCGTCATCGGCACGATTCCCGTCTGGATGATGCTGCTCGGCCGGCCCGCGGGACTGCGTATGCGTGCGCTGCTGCCAGGCCTCGTGCTCACGGGTGCGGGCATCGCGCTGATGATCTGGGGTGCTTGGTCGACGCAGCATCGCGAGGGTGGGGTGCGCTTCGGGTGGGGTATTGCGCTGGCCCTCGGCGCGATGGTGAGCTGGACGATCTACGGCCTCCTCAACGCGAAATGGCTGCAGCGCCACACCGAACTCAACGCGACCGACTGGGCCAACTGGCTCGGCATCTCGACAGGCCTCGGTGCCTTGCTGCTGTGGCTGGTGGCGGGAAGCGACATGGCCACGCTGAAGGCGCAGCCCGACGGCATGCTCTTCGTCTGGATCGCATTGGCGGGCGGCTTCGGCTCGTCGTGGCTCGCGACCATCCTCTGGAACATCGCCAGCCAGCGCCTCTCGGCGAGCCTGTGCGGCCAACTGATCGTGAGCGAGACGCTGTTCGCCTTGCTCTATTCCTTCGTCTGGGACGGCCGCTGGCCGCAGGCCACCGAGTGGGTGGCGGCGCTGCTGTTCGTGCTGGGCATCCTCGCATCCATCAAGGCGCACCGATGA
- a CDS encoding phosphatase PAP2 family protein — protein MQALDFALFGWLNADASAPLWLIEFARFASEVLPALLAVTIIASAMFDKRWRYALFTALVSVIATWVIVNVFRSALPFPRPAFFGLGIQWEPQGMRPGFPSLHAAGTFAAAFSLWCLPQRAPMLAALAVAAVVAWSRLYLGVHFPSDIAAAVLLAALVSIMVERGVSRPLSLALARMPARRRLARARRTSLNAD, from the coding sequence ATGCAAGCTCTTGATTTCGCCCTGTTCGGCTGGCTCAACGCGGACGCTTCGGCGCCGCTGTGGCTCATCGAATTCGCCCGTTTCGCCTCCGAAGTGCTGCCGGCCCTGCTGGCCGTGACGATCATCGCGAGCGCGATGTTCGACAAGCGCTGGCGCTACGCGCTTTTCACCGCGCTGGTGAGCGTGATCGCGACGTGGGTCATCGTGAACGTGTTCCGCTCGGCGCTGCCGTTCCCGAGACCCGCGTTCTTCGGCTTGGGCATCCAGTGGGAGCCGCAGGGCATGCGGCCGGGCTTTCCGAGCCTGCATGCGGCCGGCACCTTCGCCGCCGCCTTCTCGCTGTGGTGCCTGCCGCAGCGCGCACCCATGCTGGCGGCGCTCGCGGTGGCGGCGGTGGTGGCCTGGAGCCGCCTCTACCTGGGGGTGCACTTTCCCTCGGACATTGCGGCGGCCGTGCTCCTTGCGGCGCTGGTGTCGATCATGGTCGAGCGCGGCGTGAGCCGCCCGCTGAGCCTGGCCCTTGCCAGAATGCCGGCCCGCCGCCGGCTTGCGCGTGCACGGCGGACAAGTCTGAACGCGGACTGA
- a CDS encoding phosphoethanolamine transferase yields the protein MSFSRIEPAPVHSAPLFEASAQQLSSPGALWQRVDQWLTRPRSAALVMLWLGLYLVLTTNWPLWNELARIGGAPSTYLPTVIAMSLLTLCGTVAMLSLTAWSRWLKPLWFLVVVLAAVTQHYMLEYRVVMDPTMIANALQTDPNEARDLLSWRMAFNVLVVALPAGLMLWRMRIAPMGFLSKLWRNAALLVLAVVVALATGVAMNRQLAPLMRNNIHLRYMMNPIASLYSTGAVFIKPLFKRSGKLIPITAGTTLGASYAAQVRPPMFVVVVGETARADHFALNGYARDTTPELAKRNVLSYRDVHSCGTNTLASVPCMFSPLGKQGYESRKDDYENLVDVLQASGLAVLWLDNQAGCKDVCTRIPNASAFDGLDAATKKALCDGDECLDEVMLKNLDARIAALPAERRAKGVVLVMHQMGSHGPAYYKRSAPDVKRFTPECKTNALAECGHNELMNVYDNSIVQTDRFLADTIDWLKAQSKQYDPAMLYVSDHGESLGEYGLFLHGVPYSFAPEAQKHVPMVTWFSDGMSERRKLSRSCMEAGLDAPLTHDNLYHTVLGLLDVNTPTYKPALDALASCRAKA from the coding sequence ATGTCGTTTTCGCGTATCGAGCCTGCACCCGTGCACAGCGCACCTCTTTTCGAGGCTTCTGCGCAACAGCTTTCCTCGCCCGGTGCACTCTGGCAACGTGTCGACCAGTGGCTCACGCGCCCGCGATCGGCCGCGCTGGTCATGCTCTGGCTCGGCCTGTACCTGGTGCTGACCACCAACTGGCCGCTCTGGAACGAGCTGGCCCGCATCGGCGGGGCGCCGAGCACCTACCTGCCGACCGTCATTGCCATGAGCCTGCTCACGCTGTGCGGCACCGTGGCGATGCTTTCGCTCACCGCCTGGTCGCGATGGCTGAAGCCGCTGTGGTTCCTGGTGGTCGTGCTGGCCGCGGTGACGCAGCACTACATGCTGGAGTACCGCGTCGTCATGGACCCGACCATGATCGCCAATGCGCTGCAGACCGACCCCAACGAAGCGCGCGACCTGCTGAGCTGGCGCATGGCTTTCAACGTGCTGGTCGTCGCCTTGCCCGCGGGTTTGATGCTCTGGCGCATGCGCATCGCGCCGATGGGCTTTCTCTCGAAGCTCTGGCGCAACGCGGCCCTGCTGGTGCTGGCCGTGGTGGTGGCGCTCGCGACCGGCGTGGCGATGAACCGGCAGCTCGCGCCGCTGATGCGCAACAACATCCACCTGCGCTACATGATGAACCCGATCGCGAGCCTCTACTCGACGGGCGCCGTGTTCATCAAGCCGCTGTTCAAGCGCAGCGGCAAGCTCATTCCGATCACCGCCGGCACCACGCTCGGCGCGAGCTACGCAGCGCAGGTACGCCCGCCGATGTTCGTGGTCGTGGTGGGCGAAACGGCGCGTGCCGATCACTTCGCGCTGAACGGCTACGCACGCGACACCACGCCCGAGCTGGCCAAGCGCAACGTGCTGAGCTACCGCGACGTGCATTCGTGCGGCACCAACACGCTGGCTTCGGTGCCGTGCATGTTCTCGCCACTGGGCAAGCAGGGCTACGAATCGCGCAAGGACGACTACGAGAACCTGGTCGACGTGCTGCAGGCCTCGGGCCTGGCCGTGCTCTGGCTCGACAACCAGGCCGGCTGCAAGGACGTGTGCACGCGCATTCCGAATGCATCGGCTTTCGACGGACTCGATGCGGCCACCAAGAAGGCCCTGTGCGATGGCGACGAGTGCCTGGACGAGGTGATGCTCAAGAACCTGGACGCGCGCATCGCCGCGCTGCCGGCCGAGCGCCGCGCCAAGGGCGTGGTGCTGGTGATGCACCAGATGGGCAGCCACGGCCCGGCCTATTACAAGCGCTCGGCGCCCGACGTGAAACGCTTCACGCCCGAATGCAAGACCAATGCGCTGGCCGAGTGCGGGCACAACGAGCTGATGAACGTCTACGACAACTCCATCGTGCAGACCGACCGCTTCCTGGCCGACACCATCGACTGGCTCAAGGCGCAATCGAAGCAATACGACCCGGCGATGCTCTACGTGAGCGACCACGGCGAATCGCTCGGCGAGTACGGCCTCTTCTTGCACGGCGTGCCGTACAGCTTTGCGCCCGAGGCGCAGAAGCACGTGCCGATGGTCACCTGGTTCAGCGATGGCATGAGCGAGCGCCGCAAGCTCTCGCGCTCGTGCATGGAGGCCGGGCTCGATGCACCTCTCACGCACGACAACCTCTATCACACGGTGCTGGGCCTGCTGGACGTGAACACGCCCACCTACAAGCCCGCGCTGGACGCGCTCGCCTCCTGCCGCGCGAAGGCCTGA
- a CDS encoding Imm70 family immunity protein yields MAVGVTVGSSTNELGAPSFVHSFFSTISAHCEPDGWGSRFPHLMNELYQGRLPHGNALLALDELWLAKAALDKLPPSAVVWDIENRQARPPWGSNIASHITSLGDYYVTSAGRGVFDVLERALVASAEERRDAVLQ; encoded by the coding sequence ATGGCAGTGGGAGTGACAGTCGGATCCAGCACGAACGAACTCGGCGCGCCGTCGTTCGTGCACTCGTTCTTCTCGACCATCAGCGCGCACTGTGAACCCGATGGTTGGGGAAGCCGCTTTCCGCATCTGATGAACGAGCTTTATCAGGGGCGCCTGCCTCACGGGAATGCGCTGCTCGCGCTCGATGAACTGTGGCTGGCCAAAGCCGCGTTGGACAAGTTGCCGCCCTCGGCTGTAGTCTGGGATATCGAAAACCGCCAGGCGAGGCCGCCGTGGGGGAGCAACATCGCATCGCACATCACGAGCTTGGGCGACTACTACGTGACGAGTGCAGGGCGTGGTGTGTTCGATGTTCTGGAGCGGGCGTTGGTCGCTTCTGCCGAGGAGCGGCGGGATGCGGTTTTGCAGTGA
- a CDS encoding nuclear transport factor 2 family protein, with the protein MTSTTLLPSDLQAAMRARDDAFYAVDSAQWGKYTASDFTTVQQNGQFMSRAERIGNLQTQKQRPYVLREREQHEQQGDLVVTRFFSGGLWVMEVWKRMDGAWVTVMTQATTAA; encoded by the coding sequence ATGACCAGCACAACCCTGCTCCCTTCCGACCTTCAAGCCGCCATGCGCGCACGTGACGACGCCTTCTACGCCGTCGATTCGGCGCAGTGGGGCAAGTACACCGCGAGCGACTTCACGACTGTCCAGCAGAACGGCCAGTTCATGTCTCGGGCCGAACGGATCGGCAATCTTCAGACGCAGAAGCAGCGGCCCTATGTGCTGCGCGAACGCGAGCAACACGAGCAGCAAGGCGACCTTGTGGTCACTCGCTTCTTCAGCGGCGGACTATGGGTAATGGAAGTCTGGAAGCGCATGGACGGTGCGTGGGTCACCGTCATGACGCAAGCCACGACGGCGGCCTGA
- a CDS encoding acyl-CoA thioesterase: MRIEIPEKKKLVYEMSIPIRWGDMDAMGHLNNGTYFRYLETARIDWMRSIGFEPEPGGEGMVIVNAFCNFYRQIEYPGNVLLKMYVSDPGRTTFESWGTMAREEAPDVICAAGGATTIWVDFPKQKALALPEWLRALVSE, from the coding sequence ATGAGAATCGAAATCCCCGAAAAGAAGAAGCTCGTGTATGAAATGTCCATCCCCATCCGCTGGGGCGACATGGACGCCATGGGCCACCTGAACAACGGCACCTACTTCCGCTATCTAGAAACCGCGCGCATCGACTGGATGCGCTCCATCGGCTTCGAACCCGAGCCCGGCGGCGAGGGCATGGTGATCGTCAACGCCTTCTGCAATTTCTACCGGCAGATCGAATACCCGGGCAACGTGCTGCTGAAGATGTACGTGAGCGACCCGGGCCGCACCACCTTCGAGAGCTGGGGCACGATGGCGCGCGAAGAAGCGCCCGACGTGATCTGCGCGGCGGGCGGGGCGACGACGATCTGGGTGGATTTTCCGAAGCAGAAGGCGTTGGCGTTGCCGGAGTGGCTGCGCGCGCTGGTGAGCGAGTAG
- a CDS encoding response regulator transcription factor yields MRILLVEDDTSLADAVCSYLLAKAFVVDVAPSLAEARGALLSVQYAAVLLDLHLGDGDGLSLLPQVRALREPPIVIVLTARDQVTDRIRGLDAGADDYLIKPYDPAELLARLRAVERRRSANTSPVLHFGTLEIDLAHDRVRKDGTPVVLTQKEWALLRVMATRPERIHTRENLADALYGFGDEADSNTLEVFISRLRRKLGKSHIQTLRGLGYRLSFSADDEE; encoded by the coding sequence GTGCGCATATTGCTCGTCGAAGATGACACTTCCTTGGCAGACGCCGTGTGCAGCTATCTGCTGGCCAAGGCTTTCGTCGTCGACGTGGCGCCCAGCCTCGCCGAGGCACGCGGCGCCCTGCTCTCGGTGCAGTACGCCGCGGTGCTGCTCGACCTGCACCTGGGCGACGGCGACGGCCTCTCGCTGCTGCCGCAGGTGCGCGCGCTGCGCGAGCCCCCCATCGTCATCGTGCTCACGGCCCGCGACCAGGTCACCGACCGCATCCGCGGGCTCGACGCGGGCGCCGACGACTACCTCATCAAGCCTTACGACCCCGCCGAACTGCTGGCGCGGCTGCGCGCGGTCGAGCGGCGGCGCAGCGCCAACACATCGCCCGTTCTGCACTTCGGCACGCTGGAGATCGACCTGGCCCACGACCGCGTGCGCAAGGACGGCACCCCCGTCGTGCTCACGCAAAAGGAATGGGCCCTGCTGCGCGTGATGGCCACGCGCCCCGAGCGCATCCACACGCGCGAGAACCTCGCCGACGCACTCTACGGCTTCGGCGACGAGGCCGACAGCAACACGCTCGAAGTCTTCATCAGCCGCCTGCGCCGCAAGCTCGGCAAGAGCCATATCCAGACGCTGCGGGGCCTCGGCTACCGGCTGTCGTTCTCGGCGGACGACGAGGAATGA
- a CDS encoding peroxidase-related enzyme (This protein belongs to a clade of uncharacterized proteins related to peroxidases such as the alkylhydroperoxidase AhpD.) codes for MAARYPLAELKDLPEDIRTAILAVQEKAGFVPNVFLGLARRPAEWRAFFAYHDALMLKEEGSLTKGDREMIVTATSAANQCLYCVVAHGALLRIYEKKPLVADQVAVNYRKADITPRQRAMLDFAMKVCDRSHEIDDSDFPPLHAHGFDDEDIWDIAAITAFFGLSNRLASFSGMQPNNEFFLMGRLPREKK; via the coding sequence ATGGCTGCCCGCTACCCCCTCGCCGAACTCAAGGACCTGCCCGAAGACATCCGCACCGCGATCCTCGCCGTGCAGGAAAAGGCAGGCTTCGTGCCCAACGTGTTCCTCGGCCTTGCACGCCGCCCGGCCGAGTGGCGCGCGTTCTTCGCGTACCACGACGCGTTGATGCTCAAGGAAGAAGGCTCGCTCACCAAGGGCGACCGCGAGATGATCGTCACTGCCACCAGCGCGGCCAACCAGTGCCTGTACTGCGTGGTGGCGCACGGCGCGTTGTTGCGCATCTACGAGAAAAAGCCGCTGGTGGCCGACCAGGTAGCGGTGAACTACCGCAAGGCCGACATCACGCCGCGCCAGCGCGCGATGCTCGACTTTGCAATGAAGGTCTGCGACCGCTCGCACGAGATCGACGACAGCGACTTCCCGCCGCTGCACGCCCACGGCTTCGACGACGAGGACATCTGGGACATCGCGGCCATCACCGCCTTCTTCGGCCTGAGCAACCGGCTGGCGAGCTTTAGCGGCATGCAGCCGAACAACGAGTTTTTCCTGATGGGGCGGCTGCCGCGGGAGAAGAAGTGA
- a CDS encoding HAD family hydrolase — protein MQRRLALLTPLAAALVATGCASLSPAMGLSPAHWDAFNRAQIEGLIASLGKGSPGYNATRSPYVVFDWDNTSVFLDIEEASLIYQLENLAFGATPAQLEVALRKNIPKKDFLPAYNNAAGKPVNIDLVVPDIVASYTWLYQNSSTLKGSKPLAAVKLDPNYIAFTTKVRYLYEAIGDTFDHDTAYPWVTYLFVGMTEAQVRKLTADTVAWQLKEPVVKVKWISPAALPGQAGVVSVSWKNGLRLQPEMQELYAAFRNAGFDVWVCSASFVDVIKEISSNPAFGYNNPPDRVLAMELERDANGVIQPEFRRGYDQTQGPGKTKNIQRFLVTKYGYGPSFIAGDSEGDQNMMADFADTKKVLIVNRLRDPKTDIGKFSAMAVQNYGKPDTRYLLQGRDDNTGQWVASQLHTPLGATQGKALK, from the coding sequence ATGCAACGCCGCCTCGCCCTCCTCACCCCGCTCGCCGCCGCGCTCGTCGCCACCGGCTGCGCGAGCCTTTCGCCCGCCATGGGCCTCTCTCCTGCCCACTGGGACGCCTTCAACCGCGCGCAGATCGAAGGCCTGATCGCCAGCCTCGGCAAGGGCAGCCCGGGCTACAACGCCACCAGGTCGCCCTACGTGGTGTTCGACTGGGACAACACCAGCGTCTTCCTCGACATCGAGGAAGCCTCGCTCATCTACCAATTGGAGAACCTCGCCTTCGGCGCGACGCCGGCGCAGCTCGAAGTGGCGCTGCGCAAGAACATTCCGAAGAAAGACTTTTTGCCCGCTTACAACAACGCGGCGGGCAAGCCGGTCAACATCGACTTGGTAGTGCCCGACATCGTGGCCAGCTACACCTGGCTCTACCAGAACAGCAGCACCCTCAAGGGCAGCAAGCCGCTGGCGGCCGTGAAGCTCGATCCGAACTACATTGCCTTCACCACCAAGGTGCGCTATCTCTACGAAGCCATCGGCGACACCTTCGATCACGACACGGCCTACCCGTGGGTCACCTACCTATTCGTCGGCATGACCGAGGCGCAGGTGCGCAAGCTCACGGCCGACACGGTGGCATGGCAGTTGAAGGAGCCGGTCGTCAAGGTGAAGTGGATCTCGCCCGCCGCGCTGCCGGGCCAGGCCGGCGTGGTCTCGGTGAGCTGGAAGAACGGGCTCCGGCTGCAGCCCGAAATGCAGGAGCTGTACGCCGCATTCCGCAACGCGGGCTTCGATGTGTGGGTGTGCTCGGCGTCGTTCGTCGACGTGATCAAGGAGATCTCGTCGAACCCCGCCTTCGGCTACAACAACCCGCCCGACCGCGTGCTCGCAATGGAACTGGAGCGCGATGCCAACGGCGTGATCCAGCCCGAGTTCCGCCGCGGCTACGACCAGACGCAGGGGCCGGGCAAGACGAAGAACATCCAGCGCTTTCTCGTCACCAAATACGGCTACGGCCCGAGCTTCATCGCCGGCGACAGCGAGGGCGACCAGAACATGATGGCCGACTTCGCCGACACGAAGAAGGTGCTGATCGTCAACCGCCTGCGCGATCCGAAGACCGACATCGGCAAGTTCTCGGCGATGGCGGTGCAGAACTACGGCAAGCCCGACACGCGCTACCTGCTGCAGGGCCGCGATGACAACACCGGGCAGTGGGTGGCCTCGCAACTGCACACGCCGCTGGGCGCCACGCAGGGGAAGGCGCTCAAGTAG
- a CDS encoding M949_RS01915 family surface polysaccharide biosynthesis protein, whose product MKRKVLALAACALLATASHAQTQAEKNACPADAPFLNADAVKKAGVELPVFKRYCYTDKSGSYALLLAEKQDLPFTKETLSSTIQATLFKVGSDGALTRQWSIRDFAGKDDAGINFRSKLSEFTDIDADGLIDPILVYRFFAPGDKDNFASDDFSGAIKIIAFHQGRKVVIHAITGNLDGDRSTRANAEFFALPKSVREHLVKKMARMYEAGQFGFDNSDDFMPKKAKAR is encoded by the coding sequence ATGAAACGCAAGGTACTGGCGCTTGCCGCGTGCGCGCTGCTCGCTACCGCAAGCCATGCCCAGACACAGGCCGAAAAGAACGCTTGTCCGGCCGATGCGCCGTTCCTGAACGCCGATGCGGTGAAGAAAGCCGGCGTCGAACTGCCGGTTTTCAAGCGCTATTGCTACACCGACAAATCAGGCAGCTACGCGTTGTTGCTCGCCGAGAAGCAGGATTTGCCTTTCACCAAGGAGACGCTGTCTTCCACCATCCAGGCCACGCTCTTCAAGGTGGGAAGCGATGGCGCATTGACGCGGCAATGGTCGATCCGCGACTTCGCGGGCAAGGACGATGCCGGCATCAACTTCAGGTCGAAGCTCTCCGAGTTCACCGATATCGATGCGGACGGGCTGATCGATCCCATCCTGGTCTATCGCTTCTTCGCGCCGGGCGACAAGGACAACTTCGCCAGCGACGACTTCTCGGGTGCCATCAAGATCATTGCATTTCACCAAGGCCGCAAGGTGGTGATCCACGCCATCACAGGCAACCTGGACGGCGATCGGAGCACGAGGGCCAACGCCGAGTTCTTCGCCTTGCCGAAGTCCGTGCGTGAGCACCTGGTCAAGAAGATGGCGCGCATGTACGAGGCTGGACAGTTCGGCTTCGACAACTCCGACGACTTCATGCCAAAGAAGGCGAAAGCGCGCTAG
- a CDS encoding glutathione S-transferase family protein has translation MTITITAFERSPDGGKGLARDTRVRWALEEAGLPYEVRLVSMRAMKEAAHLALHPFGQIPTYEEGDLALFETGAIVLHIAERRPGLLPVDANARARAITWMFAALNTVEPPILELVTVKFVEGDKPWKDERMPLVHDRVRARLAQLAARLGDADWLDGDFSAGDLLMVSVLLRARPSGLLDEFPSLAAFVARGEARPAYQRAFAAQLAINAAPLPAGRE, from the coding sequence ATGACCATCACCATCACCGCCTTTGAACGGTCGCCCGACGGCGGCAAGGGCCTGGCGCGCGACACGCGCGTGCGCTGGGCGCTGGAGGAAGCCGGCCTGCCCTACGAGGTGCGCCTGGTGTCCATGCGCGCAATGAAGGAGGCAGCGCATCTGGCGCTGCATCCCTTCGGCCAGATTCCCACCTACGAGGAAGGCGACCTCGCGCTGTTCGAGACCGGCGCCATCGTGCTGCACATCGCCGAGCGCCGCCCCGGCCTGCTTCCGGTCGATGCCAACGCAAGGGCGCGCGCCATCACGTGGATGTTCGCGGCGCTCAACACGGTCGAGCCTCCCATCCTCGAACTCGTCACCGTCAAGTTCGTGGAAGGCGACAAGCCCTGGAAAGACGAGCGCATGCCCCTCGTGCACGACCGCGTGCGCGCCCGGCTCGCCCAGCTTGCCGCTCGCCTGGGCGATGCCGACTGGCTGGACGGCGACTTCAGCGCGGGCGACCTGCTGATGGTGTCGGTGCTGCTGCGGGCGAGACCGTCCGGCCTGCTGGACGAGTTTCCCAGCCTGGCCGCTTTTGTCGCTCGCGGGGAAGCGCGGCCGGCCTACCAGCGGGCGTTTGCTGCGCAGTTGGCGATCAACGCTGCGCCCCTGCCAGCGGGTCGGGAGTGA
- a CDS encoding phosphatase PAP2 family protein — translation MTRTANLRLGALTLLALALLMIWDASHGDLVLARMAGTPMGFPWRENPFLVHVMHEGARNLSWLLVIGLFVAIRWPLGILRKLPTRDRVQLAVTVLASVLAVSAIKHFSDTSCPWDLNEFGGVAHYVSHWSWGVGDGGPGGCFPAGHASAAFAYVGGYFVLRRASARAAFIWLGVAVVAGLVLGFAQQLRGAHYMSHTLWTAWVCWVVGFAIDVAVTRRNQAPLEPAASLHASS, via the coding sequence ATGACACGTACCGCGAATCTCCGTCTCGGAGCCCTGACCTTGCTCGCACTGGCCTTGCTGATGATCTGGGATGCTTCCCATGGCGACTTGGTCCTGGCGCGCATGGCCGGTACGCCCATGGGCTTTCCGTGGCGCGAGAACCCCTTCCTGGTCCATGTGATGCACGAGGGCGCCAGAAACCTGAGCTGGCTGCTGGTGATCGGCCTGTTCGTGGCCATCCGCTGGCCTCTGGGCATCCTGCGGAAGCTTCCCACGCGCGACCGGGTGCAGTTGGCGGTGACCGTGCTGGCCTCGGTGCTGGCCGTCAGTGCCATCAAGCATTTCAGCGACACCAGCTGCCCCTGGGACCTGAACGAGTTCGGCGGCGTCGCGCACTACGTGTCGCACTGGTCGTGGGGCGTGGGCGACGGCGGTCCCGGCGGGTGCTTCCCGGCCGGGCACGCGTCGGCCGCGTTCGCCTACGTCGGCGGTTATTTCGTGCTGCGCCGGGCGTCCGCCCGCGCGGCGTTCATCTGGCTGGGCGTGGCGGTGGTGGCCGGCCTGGTGCTGGGCTTCGCGCAGCAGTTGCGCGGCGCCCACTACATGAGCCACACGCTCTGGACCGCCTGGGTCTGCTGGGTGGTCGGATTCGCCATCGACGTGGCGGTGACCCGCCGGAACCAGGCTCCGCTCGAACCAGCGGCCTCCCTTCATGCAAGCTCTTGA